One genomic window of Halovivax cerinus includes the following:
- a CDS encoding DUF1156 domain-containing protein, with amino-acid sequence MSEQPAQETDEQESLKPLAIEGKLPLKAVGIENLKEANPKHMPPHRYLHPWFARRPTPATRLAILASVFPKNTDPDDLLRWMQIGPKEGVEDESISEYVERKKANEQNRDGNLEGHYGYPRPFTSSPNDTELETFHESLRKHWDGSLPEIIDPTAGGGVIPFESLRYGLPTKANELNPVPSLILKVLLQYAPKEGSLEEELIKWSKTIDESAEERLREYFPSGEDTATVDSYVTTHTIGCPTCGSDLPLVSKWSIRTRKSADTVITKPDLDESGSISYDCLVEPDQEILKEFDHSDGPVSRGGDAECLQCGVVTESEAIQERYQDGEFRFDVYCVREITTNGEYKFRAPNDADQKALTKAKDRIESDYQISSFLSTEVPEGEKTREPREYGVTEWKNMYTPRQIVSHYEYLQSFREHIGQIQDKYSTEKAEAILAILSLAPGKLIDYNSRFSPWHTGKGYPSNAMGGKHFSLAKSFADINMSVGGMGSYQSAIEKIIESYEILVRYLPGDVGAADVVSGDAAKMPFADGSVDAAIMDPPYYSSIMYAELSDMFYVILKPYLKDTLPNLFSSDLTDKMDEAVANPSKFATVASNEHSKKELADQNYEDKMGDIFSEVYRVLDSGGVMTVMFTHKETDAWDTLTMSLINSGFTITSTHPITSEMPARIDTQGTGSADSTLLLVGRKPHEERDPEDTTPTLWSDVKTDTRTAAQEAARDLIDSGLSLTKTDVIISAFGPTLRVFADAYPVVDDEDNEVKPRRALEEAREAVTRILIDEYLEVEGIDDLDDITEWYVLCWLVHEKQTFSYDDGHQLGLGIGVDIDDIKRNTKTWRKSTGDISLRGHADRVQNSNEKPENRSSRTPVNPDDLSFGLALDKVHAAMHIYDVQGESACCDWLRERNFDSDSTFKSTLKALLQVLPHDHDDWELARDLAVGRTRDVLDLEFSPNVFADDGDKMSQSKLSDH; translated from the coding sequence ATGAGTGAACAACCGGCGCAGGAAACGGACGAGCAGGAGTCGTTGAAACCACTAGCCATCGAGGGGAAGTTGCCGCTGAAAGCGGTCGGTATCGAGAACTTGAAGGAGGCAAATCCAAAGCATATGCCTCCTCATCGTTATCTTCATCCATGGTTTGCTCGGAGGCCGACTCCTGCCACTCGTTTGGCAATTCTAGCCTCGGTGTTTCCAAAGAACACAGACCCCGACGATTTGCTTCGATGGATGCAAATTGGACCGAAAGAAGGCGTTGAAGATGAATCCATCAGTGAGTACGTAGAACGCAAGAAGGCTAATGAACAGAACCGAGACGGGAACTTAGAAGGTCACTACGGCTATCCACGGCCGTTCACGTCCTCTCCCAACGATACAGAATTAGAAACCTTCCATGAGAGTCTACGCAAGCACTGGGATGGTTCCCTTCCAGAGATTATTGATCCAACAGCAGGAGGGGGAGTCATTCCTTTCGAATCGCTCCGTTACGGGCTTCCGACAAAGGCAAATGAGCTTAATCCGGTTCCTTCACTAATACTCAAAGTCCTTCTACAATATGCTCCTAAGGAAGGTTCTCTGGAAGAAGAACTCATTAAGTGGAGTAAGACGATCGACGAATCTGCCGAAGAAAGGTTACGAGAATATTTTCCAAGTGGAGAAGATACAGCAACCGTCGATTCTTATGTGACAACCCACACCATTGGATGTCCGACGTGCGGATCGGATCTCCCTTTGGTTTCAAAGTGGTCTATCCGGACTCGAAAGAGTGCAGATACAGTTATTACTAAACCTGATCTGGACGAATCTGGTTCAATTTCGTATGACTGCCTTGTAGAACCGGATCAAGAGATTTTAAAAGAGTTCGATCATTCTGATGGACCCGTTTCGCGCGGAGGAGATGCTGAATGTCTGCAGTGCGGGGTTGTAACCGAATCAGAAGCAATCCAAGAGCGATATCAAGATGGTGAGTTTCGATTTGATGTTTACTGTGTTCGCGAAATCACCACAAATGGGGAGTATAAATTTCGTGCGCCCAACGATGCAGATCAAAAGGCACTAACGAAAGCCAAAGACCGAATTGAATCTGATTATCAAATTTCGTCTTTTCTTTCGACCGAAGTTCCGGAAGGTGAAAAAACCCGAGAGCCACGAGAGTACGGCGTCACCGAATGGAAGAACATGTATACTCCTCGCCAAATAGTCTCTCATTATGAATACCTGCAGTCATTCCGCGAACACATCGGCCAAATTCAGGACAAGTATTCAACTGAAAAAGCCGAAGCGATTTTAGCTATTCTTTCTCTTGCGCCAGGAAAATTAATAGACTATAACTCTCGATTTTCACCATGGCATACCGGGAAGGGCTACCCATCTAATGCAATGGGCGGAAAGCATTTTTCATTAGCCAAATCATTCGCCGACATCAATATGTCTGTTGGGGGTATGGGAAGCTATCAATCTGCAATTGAGAAGATAATTGAATCTTATGAAATATTAGTCCGTTATTTGCCCGGAGATGTAGGGGCTGCAGATGTCGTTTCTGGAGACGCAGCAAAAATGCCGTTTGCAGATGGTAGTGTTGACGCTGCTATAATGGATCCTCCCTACTACAGTAGTATCATGTACGCGGAGCTGTCTGATATGTTTTATGTTATTCTTAAACCATACCTTAAGGATACATTGCCAAATCTGTTCTCTTCAGATCTTACCGATAAAATGGATGAAGCTGTGGCTAACCCAAGCAAATTCGCTACAGTCGCTAGTAACGAACATTCGAAGAAAGAGCTTGCAGACCAAAATTACGAAGATAAAATGGGCGATATATTCTCTGAAGTGTATCGGGTTTTAGATTCTGGTGGGGTGATGACGGTGATGTTCACTCATAAAGAGACTGATGCCTGGGATACACTAACTATGTCTCTTATAAATTCTGGATTCACAATCACTTCCACTCATCCAATTACAAGTGAAATGCCAGCACGAATTGATACCCAAGGAACAGGATCGGCAGACTCCACCCTCCTCCTCGTTGGTCGTAAACCCCACGAAGAACGCGACCCCGAGGACACGACTCCAACGCTCTGGAGCGACGTCAAAACCGACACCCGGACTGCAGCGCAGGAGGCCGCCCGCGACCTCATCGACTCCGGGTTGAGCCTCACTAAAACCGACGTCATCATCAGCGCATTCGGCCCGACACTACGTGTGTTCGCGGACGCCTACCCGGTCGTCGACGACGAAGACAATGAGGTCAAGCCTCGACGCGCGCTCGAAGAAGCCCGGGAGGCGGTCACGCGGATCCTCATCGACGAGTACCTCGAAGTCGAGGGCATCGACGATCTCGATGACATCACAGAGTGGTACGTGCTCTGTTGGCTCGTCCACGAGAAGCAGACGTTCTCCTACGACGATGGTCACCAACTCGGATTAGGGATCGGCGTCGACATCGACGATATCAAGCGCAACACGAAGACGTGGCGAAAGAGCACCGGCGACATCAGCCTCCGCGGGCACGCCGATCGCGTGCAGAATAGCAACGAGAAACCTGAGAATCGGTCCAGTCGGACGCCGGTAAATCCCGACGACTTGTCGTTCGGACTCGCGCTGGACAAAGTCCATGCGGCGATGCACATTTACGACGTACAGGGCGAGAGCGCGTGCTGTGACTGGCTTCGCGAGCGGAACTTCGATTCCGATTCGACGTTCAAATCCACACTGAAGGCACTCCTCCAGGTGCTCCCGCACGATCACGACGACTGGGAGCTGGCCCGTGATCTTGCAGTCGGACGAACGCGTGACGTCCTGGACCTGGAATTCAGTCCGAACGTCTTCGCGGATGACGGCGATAAAATGTCTCAATCGAAACTTAGCGACCACTAA
- a CDS encoding PAS domain-containing response regulator — MDDNESFVDLVKTFLEREREPLSVLTETSVEEGMSVLREERIDCVISDYEMPGQDGLDFLERVRDEYPDLPFILFTGKGDEEIASEAITAGVTEYLQKGTGTDQYTVLANRVENLVEKYNAERGVFRGFQALESAQEGIGILNDEGEYVYLNQAYAEVYDADRDEILESHWENLYPESEAERFRREILPTLESEGTWTGRSVGLTANGDRINESLSLALLDDGGHVCVVRDVTEERRRAEHLRREQRFLETALNSIDDLFYVFDDDLTYIRWNDRFEEVIGYSEAEIRDLSPMDLFEGDTKSKIEAEIDRILSNGERVVVEAELVTKDGETIPYEFTGIPVSDDDETIGVVGIGRRLST; from the coding sequence GTGGACGATAACGAGTCATTCGTCGATCTGGTCAAAACGTTCCTCGAACGGGAACGAGAACCGCTCTCCGTTCTAACCGAAACGTCTGTGGAGGAGGGGATGTCGGTGCTCCGGGAGGAGCGTATCGACTGCGTGATCAGCGATTACGAGATGCCCGGTCAGGACGGCCTCGACTTTCTCGAACGCGTCAGAGACGAGTATCCGGACCTCCCGTTTATCCTCTTCACCGGGAAGGGCGACGAAGAAATCGCGAGCGAAGCGATCACAGCCGGTGTGACGGAGTACCTGCAGAAGGGAACGGGTACGGACCAGTATACGGTGCTGGCGAACAGAGTGGAGAATCTGGTCGAAAAGTACAACGCAGAGCGGGGAGTCTTCCGTGGGTTTCAGGCGCTGGAGTCAGCTCAGGAGGGAATCGGGATTTTGAACGACGAGGGAGAGTACGTGTATCTGAACCAGGCGTACGCCGAGGTGTACGACGCGGACCGAGACGAGATACTCGAGTCTCACTGGGAGAACCTCTACCCCGAATCGGAGGCGGAACGATTCCGCAGAGAGATCCTCCCGACGCTCGAATCAGAGGGGACGTGGACGGGCCGATCCGTGGGACTGACTGCCAACGGAGACCGGATCAACGAAAGTCTCAGCCTAGCCCTCCTGGACGACGGCGGCCACGTCTGCGTCGTCCGCGACGTCACCGAGGAACGGCGACGAGCGGAACACCTCCGTCGCGAACAGCGGTTTCTGGAGACGGCCCTCAATTCGATAGACGACCTCTTCTACGTCTTCGACGACGATCTCACCTACATCCGGTGGAACGACCGATTCGAGGAAGTTATCGGCTATTCCGAAGCGGAGATCCGTGACCTGTCGCCGATGGACCTGTTCGAAGGCGACACGAAATCGAAAATCGAAGCGGAGATCGATCGAATTCTCTCTAACGGGGAACGAGTCGTCGTCGAAGCAGAACTGGTGACCAAAGACGGTGAGACGATTCCGTACGAATTTACCGGTATCCCCGTCAGTGACGACGACGAAACCATCGGTGTCGTCGGGATTGGGCGCCGTCTCTCCACCTAA
- a CDS encoding two-component system sensor histidine kinase NtrB codes for MSEQAAVVGSEEFFRTLVENAAEGMLTIDENSDIVYANPAVETILGYSPDELVGSSKMKIIPERLEPVHAAALESYVESGDRNIDWDGVELPALHKDGHEVPTLISLREHEHDGGRYFTGIIRDISERKHREERLRDQKERLDEFSDVLTHDIRNPLSVARGYAETAQDEHDSPEVEQINESLERIDALVEDVTALARDGRTIGGTERVAVEVCATEAWQNVVTDDALLEIEADVGAIEADESRMHGLFENLFTNSVDHAGDDVSIRVGRLSDDSGLYVEDTGSGIPESIRDDVFEYGYTTSDDGTGYGLSIVKQIADGHGWDITVTESEAGGARFEITGMEFY; via the coding sequence ATGAGTGAGCAAGCTGCTGTCGTCGGTTCTGAAGAGTTCTTTAGAACCCTCGTCGAGAACGCCGCCGAGGGGATGTTGACGATAGACGAGAACAGCGACATCGTGTACGCGAACCCCGCCGTCGAGACCATTCTCGGGTATTCCCCGGACGAGTTGGTGGGGAGTTCGAAGATGAAGATCATTCCGGAGCGCCTCGAACCAGTCCACGCCGCCGCCCTGGAATCCTACGTCGAGTCGGGCGACCGGAACATCGACTGGGACGGCGTCGAACTTCCGGCTCTTCACAAGGACGGCCACGAGGTCCCGACGCTCATCAGCCTCCGCGAACACGAACACGACGGCGGTCGGTACTTCACCGGGATCATTCGTGACATCTCCGAACGGAAACACCGGGAAGAACGACTTCGCGATCAGAAAGAACGCCTCGACGAGTTTTCGGACGTCCTGACACACGACATCCGAAACCCGCTGTCGGTCGCACGTGGGTACGCGGAAACCGCCCAGGACGAACACGATAGTCCGGAAGTAGAACAGATCAATGAGTCGCTCGAACGGATCGATGCACTTGTTGAAGACGTAACTGCCCTCGCGAGAGACGGCCGAACGATCGGCGGCACGGAGCGGGTTGCGGTCGAAGTCTGTGCGACAGAGGCGTGGCAGAACGTGGTAACCGACGATGCCCTTCTCGAGATCGAAGCCGACGTGGGGGCGATCGAGGCCGACGAGAGCCGTATGCACGGCCTCTTCGAGAACCTGTTCACCAATTCGGTCGACCACGCCGGCGACGACGTCTCCATCCGTGTTGGCCGGCTCTCCGACGACAGCGGCCTGTACGTCGAGGACACCGGCTCGGGGATCCCCGAGTCGATCCGTGACGACGTCTTCGAGTACGGCTACACGACGAGCGACGACGGAACGGGCTACGGGCTCTCCATCGTGAAACAGATCGCCGACGGCCACGGATGGGACATCACCGTCACCGAGAGCGAGGCCGGCGGTGCGCGTTTCGAAATCACTGGGATGGAGTTCTACTAA
- a CDS encoding helicase-related protein: MCSLLSTEWDSIYESQPRSEGAHLVDEFYVPALQRSTRYDRIAGYFSSSALAVASRGITALLENDGEMRLVVGTELYTTDRPVFEALTDELTDSLDELDDEQLDSQLKLLARLLREDQLHIKVAVPRQGSWRLFHPKMGIFHDDDENAISFEGSVNETVGGWKNNYERFKVHRSWVDEQATYVDGDVATFDRLWADEHPYVEVYDLPEAIKEELIDWKDPDTQSELDEAVQIASGNAPPTDRDKANIIADGYRSPGALALAEQSSTIEPWPHQRVVSDTLVNTYPNSFLLCDEVGLGKTIEAGLTLSRLGLTGELETGLMLVPASLTVQWQEEMREKFNLNTYRYERGSNYEYAFIDAFGREHSPPPASELELDGDEREQAWVESPIWRFLHDHQNDDVTNSPAIVIMSWHTARLSDRWDQVAPQDGGTVRTRDEVPASCRGRSTSNREGVWDAVVVDEAHNGRKGSSFYSMLERLRDHTQTYYLLTATPMQLHAGELYDLMSLLDLPGGWDTQDKFVEFFKTRQALTTALSDVFGESESGMTDDSWSAQATLTESRYQDRLTGDRSLSDRIFDSLATELDVDDDQHARSIAKQRVLRACDLASDYGDHYDGYVDTFEAKMDEYGVDPFAAKEDEKLKYLLYPEWKVDEEWLTFSRNERLAALDELTEAGWHVVQDILDESTPVDALIHRNTRDTLRKYERVGLLDAMVPDRKPEQRKIELTDETRQVYDRIREFTKKFYKLAQQSDEAETQAIGFVMTTYRQRLTSSVYAISQSLQNRLTKLRGQQTILKGKQRATEREVGDPQQVVMETLSEHDLEDLDALDELEGDLEDADLAEIIPNVTDEGLHLLEREINELESFVDELAAIEEDPKIGQLKNDLEELTRGGHNRVIVFTQYTDTMDFIRENLLSIHRETVATYSGRGGEIYDGDSDSWTSVGKEHVKREFADEDGKVEILICTDSASEGLNLQECGALINYDLPWNPMRVEQRIGRIDRIGQNYPAVKILNYSYTDTVETDIYDRLDDRIGLFENVVGEMQPILSSVSDQIRAATLESEAETSAEKVEAADRAFSEKLEEQDRKGQVDVGESLDSVDTLLEEDVVDEAKLDAWKSYNHPDLDDVGDDDYAYRDPFYIDGVEQLLVDNDTLTEAGVSFTPVSEIDGSGVSFPPRFEFAESTYRLEWDGLEEQSIDDGDTLAETIAPKKGTTAATFESECAEEFPSVQFLSPGNPLFDRLVRLLHSRTDDPQRLRKYEAGRAQFDEKPVVRCWGRNGTLARLSNRGSVIESEEHANPQEWRDTFLRNRSG, encoded by the coding sequence ATGTGTTCGCTTTTATCTACCGAATGGGACTCTATTTACGAAAGTCAACCACGCTCTGAGGGTGCTCATCTCGTCGACGAGTTCTACGTCCCAGCGTTACAACGATCTACTCGGTACGACCGCATCGCCGGCTACTTCTCCAGTAGTGCACTCGCAGTCGCCTCCCGGGGAATTACTGCGCTTCTTGAGAATGACGGTGAGATGCGATTGGTCGTTGGGACTGAACTCTACACCACCGATCGCCCTGTCTTCGAGGCGTTGACCGACGAGCTGACCGATTCGTTGGATGAACTCGATGACGAACAACTCGACAGTCAACTCAAACTACTCGCCCGACTCCTTCGCGAAGATCAACTTCACATCAAAGTCGCTGTTCCCCGGCAGGGATCGTGGCGTCTCTTTCATCCTAAGATGGGGATTTTCCACGACGATGATGAGAACGCGATCTCCTTCGAGGGGAGTGTCAACGAGACAGTCGGTGGGTGGAAAAACAACTACGAGCGATTCAAAGTACATCGATCTTGGGTTGACGAACAGGCGACGTACGTCGACGGTGACGTCGCCACGTTCGATCGGCTGTGGGCGGACGAACATCCCTACGTCGAGGTGTACGATTTGCCCGAGGCTATCAAAGAGGAACTCATCGACTGGAAAGACCCAGACACACAATCGGAACTGGACGAAGCGGTTCAGATCGCCAGCGGCAACGCCCCGCCGACCGACCGGGATAAGGCAAACATCATCGCAGATGGCTATCGCTCGCCCGGCGCCCTTGCTCTCGCTGAACAGAGCAGCACCATCGAGCCGTGGCCACATCAGCGCGTCGTCTCTGACACGCTCGTCAACACCTATCCGAACAGTTTCTTGCTCTGTGACGAGGTCGGTCTGGGGAAGACGATTGAGGCCGGCCTGACGCTCTCGCGCCTCGGTCTGACTGGCGAACTCGAGACTGGACTCATGCTCGTCCCCGCGAGCCTCACCGTCCAGTGGCAAGAGGAGATGCGGGAGAAGTTCAACCTGAATACGTATCGATACGAGCGGGGCAGTAACTACGAATATGCCTTCATCGACGCGTTCGGTCGTGAACACTCACCACCACCTGCGTCTGAACTTGAACTCGACGGAGACGAACGCGAGCAGGCGTGGGTCGAGAGTCCAATCTGGCGCTTCCTCCACGACCACCAGAACGATGACGTCACCAACAGCCCCGCTATCGTCATCATGTCCTGGCACACGGCACGCCTGAGTGACCGATGGGATCAGGTGGCTCCACAGGACGGGGGTACCGTCCGAACCCGGGACGAGGTGCCTGCAAGTTGCCGAGGACGATCGACATCGAACCGGGAGGGTGTCTGGGATGCAGTTGTCGTCGACGAGGCTCATAACGGCCGTAAGGGGAGCAGTTTCTATTCGATGCTGGAACGACTCCGCGATCACACACAGACCTACTACCTGCTCACTGCGACACCGATGCAGTTGCACGCTGGCGAACTCTACGATTTGATGTCCTTGCTTGACCTCCCCGGAGGATGGGATACACAGGACAAGTTTGTCGAGTTCTTCAAAACGCGCCAGGCGCTTACAACGGCACTCAGCGACGTGTTCGGAGAGAGTGAGTCAGGAATGACAGATGATTCGTGGTCTGCACAAGCGACGCTTACTGAGAGTCGGTACCAAGATAGACTTACTGGCGATCGAAGTCTGTCAGACCGAATATTCGACTCCCTCGCTACCGAATTGGATGTCGATGATGACCAGCATGCCCGTTCTATCGCAAAGCAACGCGTTCTGCGCGCTTGTGACCTCGCCAGTGACTACGGAGACCACTACGACGGGTATGTCGACACGTTCGAGGCCAAGATGGATGAGTACGGCGTCGACCCATTCGCTGCGAAGGAGGATGAGAAGCTCAAATATCTCCTCTACCCCGAGTGGAAGGTTGATGAGGAGTGGTTGACGTTCTCTCGGAACGAACGCCTCGCTGCACTGGACGAGCTGACCGAGGCTGGTTGGCACGTCGTCCAAGATATACTCGACGAGTCGACACCGGTCGACGCACTCATCCACCGAAACACTCGGGATACGCTCCGGAAGTACGAACGTGTTGGTCTCCTCGACGCGATGGTCCCTGATCGTAAACCGGAGCAGCGCAAAATCGAACTGACGGATGAGACTCGGCAGGTATACGATCGCATCCGCGAATTCACAAAGAAGTTCTACAAGCTCGCGCAGCAGTCCGACGAGGCTGAAACCCAGGCGATCGGGTTCGTCATGACCACTTATCGGCAGCGACTAACGAGCAGTGTCTATGCGATTTCTCAGAGCCTCCAAAACCGCCTCACGAAGCTCCGGGGACAACAGACCATATTGAAGGGTAAACAGCGAGCAACGGAACGAGAAGTCGGAGATCCCCAGCAGGTCGTTATGGAAACACTCTCTGAACACGACCTTGAGGATCTCGACGCGCTGGACGAACTAGAAGGTGACTTAGAGGATGCAGACCTTGCGGAAATAATACCCAATGTCACCGACGAGGGGCTCCATCTACTAGAGCGTGAGATCAATGAGTTGGAATCATTCGTCGATGAACTCGCCGCGATTGAAGAAGACCCAAAGATCGGCCAACTCAAGAACGATCTTGAGGAGTTAACTCGCGGCGGCCACAACCGAGTGATCGTCTTCACCCAGTATACGGATACGATGGACTTCATCCGCGAGAATCTTTTATCGATTCACCGGGAGACGGTTGCGACGTACTCTGGGCGCGGTGGTGAGATCTACGACGGTGACTCAGATAGTTGGACTTCGGTAGGTAAAGAGCATGTTAAACGAGAATTTGCGGATGAAGACGGGAAGGTAGAAATCCTCATCTGCACGGACTCTGCCAGTGAGGGACTGAATCTGCAAGAATGTGGTGCACTCATCAATTACGACCTCCCGTGGAACCCGATGCGTGTCGAACAGCGCATTGGGCGTATTGACCGTATTGGACAGAACTATCCTGCGGTTAAGATACTGAATTATAGCTACACAGATACCGTGGAGACTGATATTTACGACCGACTCGACGACCGCATTGGACTGTTCGAGAACGTTGTCGGCGAGATGCAACCCATTCTATCGAGCGTGAGTGACCAAATCCGTGCTGCGACCCTCGAGTCTGAGGCCGAGACAAGTGCTGAAAAAGTGGAGGCCGCCGACCGGGCTTTCTCCGAAAAACTCGAAGAACAGGATCGGAAGGGCCAGGTCGATGTCGGTGAATCGCTCGACTCAGTTGATACGCTTCTTGAGGAGGACGTCGTCGACGAGGCGAAACTTGACGCCTGGAAATCGTACAACCACCCCGATCTCGACGACGTGGGTGATGACGATTACGCGTATCGCGACCCGTTCTATATTGATGGAGTCGAGCAACTCCTCGTCGATAACGATACCCTCACGGAGGCTGGAGTTTCGTTCACACCCGTTTCCGAAATCGACGGTTCAGGAGTGAGTTTTCCGCCACGGTTCGAATTCGCTGAGTCGACCTATCGTCTTGAATGGGATGGACTCGAAGAACAATCAATAGATGACGGAGATACACTCGCGGAAACAATTGCGCCTAAGAAGGGAACGACCGCTGCCACCTTCGAAAGCGAATGTGCCGAAGAGTTCCCGTCAGTACAGTTCCTTTCACCTGGCAACCCGCTCTTTGATAGACTGGTCCGATTGCTTCACTCCAGAACCGACGACCCACAGCGCTTACGCAAGTACGAGGCAGGCCGCGCTCAATTTGATGAGAAACCGGTTGTGCGTTGTTGGGGACGAAATGGTACTCTCGCACGCCTGTCCAACAGGGGATCGGTAATTGAATCAGAAGAACACGCAAATCCCCAGGAGTGGCGCGACACCTTTCTCAGAAATCGAAGTGGCTGA
- a CDS encoding DEAD/DEAH box helicase gives MNVNELFDGWHYSGADLLDTDVRGTEYARVDVAEAASRAKDILGMKANDKDAFVVPLFATDGPHPTNEYVYYRPEREEIGWYDAGFGVSGTERFASCDRLETNEIGHRIRFWLPSNHADLEVEFDESKLPPERVDPVDRLSSTEEQKLFSQLKNFVRSERDAERDANWENYRDLGLQEGIRRNRVSGPFVHISKTRGADGKQAYRYQLAVDEDEEVDLRGDEGLFEGNQCILDIKNGEDNFPIEVELLSVDDVTITFQPMWGNIEKDTAVDMLLIGEDAEIWLHELLNPVPFDRRLRAIEQVQHNDEKRELLTGQRAVSFSVNKYDLPEGVIDLNEYQRLALIWAECSDDIVCIHGPPGTGKTRTLTALVEEAASRGQSVLVTAHSNQAVDNLLVGDSTRGSPEEDTLHAMAQDPDRELSIARVGYNTRNKVVQETYVDQPVDSADVVASTTSGAAQFEQDKFDIAVMDEATQASRPATAIALNCARKLVLAGDHKQLSPYCANEATQEEDLHVSLFEYLLERYGDDISILLRKQYRMNGAIAEFSNRMFYNGNLETDERNRDWTVDELKPLMGIDIDGNEQRQIHGNSYYNVQEAEAVAKQVELLVRSGLDPEDIGVITAYSGQIGKVGQRINQLDIDNPERVTVDTVDSFQGGEREAVIASFVRSNDEGHSGFLEFPEEGARRLNVAVTRARKRLVLVGNWDTLGTTAPHRSQEESCAHLYAELADQIRSNNLMLS, from the coding sequence ATGAATGTTAACGAACTCTTCGACGGCTGGCACTACAGTGGTGCGGACTTGCTCGACACTGACGTGCGTGGGACGGAGTATGCCCGTGTTGACGTAGCGGAGGCGGCATCCCGCGCGAAGGACATACTCGGGATGAAGGCGAACGACAAAGACGCGTTCGTCGTCCCGTTATTCGCGACCGACGGACCACACCCTACGAACGAGTATGTCTATTACCGGCCAGAGAGGGAAGAGATCGGCTGGTACGACGCAGGATTCGGCGTTTCTGGCACGGAACGGTTCGCCTCGTGTGATAGGTTAGAGACGAACGAGATCGGACATCGGATCCGGTTCTGGCTTCCGTCGAATCACGCCGACCTGGAGGTCGAATTTGACGAGTCGAAACTACCACCAGAACGGGTTGATCCAGTAGACCGTCTAAGCAGTACTGAGGAACAGAAGTTGTTCAGCCAATTGAAGAACTTCGTCCGGTCCGAGCGAGACGCGGAACGAGATGCCAACTGGGAGAACTACAGAGACCTTGGCCTTCAGGAAGGGATACGTCGAAATCGGGTATCGGGACCGTTTGTCCACATTTCCAAGACCAGAGGGGCGGACGGAAAACAAGCTTACCGGTATCAGTTAGCTGTTGACGAAGACGAAGAAGTAGACCTACGAGGCGATGAAGGGCTCTTTGAAGGGAACCAGTGTATTCTGGATATCAAGAATGGTGAAGACAACTTCCCCATCGAAGTCGAACTTCTGTCGGTTGACGATGTGACGATCACCTTCCAACCGATGTGGGGGAACATCGAGAAGGATACAGCTGTGGATATGCTTCTCATCGGAGAGGATGCCGAAATTTGGCTCCACGAGTTATTGAACCCTGTACCGTTCGACCGACGTCTCAGGGCAATCGAGCAGGTCCAGCACAACGACGAGAAACGGGAACTTCTCACCGGGCAACGGGCAGTGAGTTTCTCAGTCAATAAGTACGACCTGCCAGAAGGAGTCATCGACCTGAACGAGTACCAGCGGTTGGCACTTATCTGGGCCGAGTGTTCGGACGACATCGTTTGCATTCACGGCCCTCCTGGGACTGGTAAGACGCGCACACTCACAGCGTTAGTGGAAGAAGCAGCATCACGTGGCCAATCAGTCCTCGTAACGGCACATTCGAACCAGGCAGTGGACAATCTATTAGTAGGGGATAGCACTCGGGGTTCCCCCGAAGAGGACACCCTGCATGCGATGGCACAGGATCCGGATCGAGAGCTCTCGATCGCGCGTGTCGGGTACAACACGCGAAACAAGGTCGTCCAAGAGACGTATGTGGATCAGCCGGTGGATAGCGCTGACGTCGTTGCATCGACTACGAGTGGCGCCGCACAGTTCGAACAGGACAAGTTTGATATTGCGGTTATGGATGAGGCGACCCAGGCGAGCAGGCCAGCCACAGCTATTGCCCTGAACTGTGCAAGAAAACTAGTACTAGCCGGAGACCACAAGCAACTTTCCCCGTATTGCGCCAATGAGGCGACACAGGAGGAGGATCTGCACGTTTCGCTTTTCGAATATTTACTTGAACGATACGGGGATGACATTTCCATTCTTCTCCGAAAACAGTATCGAATGAACGGGGCCATCGCGGAGTTTTCTAATCGAATGTTCTACAACGGAAATCTCGAAACAGACGAGCGAAATAGGGATTGGACCGTTGACGAGTTAAAACCGCTAATGGGAATCGATATCGACGGGAATGAGCAGAGACAAATTCACGGGAACTCGTACTACAATGTTCAGGAAGCCGAGGCCGTAGCAAAGCAGGTAGAACTTCTCGTTCGGAGTGGGCTTGATCCCGAAGACATCGGAGTCATTACTGCCTACAGTGGACAGATTGGGAAGGTTGGGCAACGAATCAATCAACTCGATATCGATAATCCGGAGCGAGTGACCGTCGACACGGTGGACTCGTTCCAGGGAGGCGAACGTGAGGCGGTCATCGCTTCGTTCGTTCGCAGCAACGACGAAGGACATAGCGGTTTTCTGGAATTCCCGGAGGAAGGTGCACGCCGACTAAATGTTGCGGTTACGAGAGCCCGAAAACGCTTGGTCCTTGTAGGAAACTGGGACACGTTAGGAACGACGGCTCCCCACCGGTCTCAGGAAGAGAGTTGTGCCCACCTCTATGCTGAACTAGCAGATCAAATTCGATCGAACAACTTGATGTTGTCATGA